In Arachis hypogaea cultivar Tifrunner chromosome 2, arahy.Tifrunner.gnm2.J5K5, whole genome shotgun sequence, a genomic segment contains:
- the LOC112744100 gene encoding uncharacterized protein isoform X3, whose amino-acid sequence MAKNNDAMKALKKARKATVAQNISTRADWEGSSQVLLKLSVPSSPIPRRMIPTPRVRLVDPPQSSTAAVAFSTAVPPSKRPRTVEPFNLDAPDFGPIGFVDQQIGPYGTLSMDDVSLLHHLDFIIRSSIKMAHMGAVLYRTAQNLLLHATKASIEEAKREFDRMKGLKEELQVKVTKLEKELESEKASFVVLAASVQLAEDTTLRYNDSYVTTYREVMRLRGELESARVDYADLQGHLVGSVTATYENLKEQVRVLAPEVDLTLFSLDNVVNDGKIVPDEDDDVEPPSVPATKAPLVPTSSVPEVGHSELEPDCQILN is encoded by the coding sequence atggccaagaataatgacGCGATGAAGGCCCTCAAAAAGGCGAGAAAGGCTACTGTAGCTCAGAACATCTCGACCCGAGCGGATTGGGAAGGGTCCTCTCAGGTCTTGTTGAAGCTGTCTGTGCCGAGCTCTCCTATcccgaggagaatgatccctactcctcgagtTCGTTTAGTGGATCCTCCACAGTCTTCTACTGCTGCTGTGGCTTTTTCTACGGCCGTTCCTCCTTCCAAAAGACCTCGGACCGTTGAACCCTTCAATCTGGATGCGCCTGATTTTGGCCCTATTGGATTCGTCGACcagcagatcggtccttatggtaccctttctatggatgatgtttctctccttcatcacttagattttataattaggagtagcatcaagatggcacatatgggagctgtCCTGTACCGAACTGCCCAAAATCTTCTCCTTCATGCTACCAAGGCCTCTATAGAGGAGGCTAAGCGGGAGTTTGACAgaatgaagggtttgaaggaggagctccaagtgaaagtgaccaagctggagaaggagttggaaAGTGAAAAGGCTAGTTTCGTTGTCTTGGCGGCTTCTGTGCAGTTGGCTGAAGACACGACGTTGAGGTACAATGATAGCTATGTCACAACCTACAGGGAAGTGATGCGTCTCAGGGGGGAGCTGGAGTCGGCCCGGGTTGATTATGCCGatctccagggtcaccttgtgggcagcgtaactgctacttatgagaacctgaaggagcaggttcgggttcttgctcccgaggtcgaccttactctcttcagcctagacaatgttgtgaatgatggcaagattgtccctgacgaagatgatgatgttgaacctccatcTGTGCCTGCTACCAAAGCCCCTCTGGTGCCAACTTCTTCAGTTCCTGAAGTCGGTCATTCCGAGTTGGAACCTGATTGTCAAATCTTGAACTGA
- the LOC112744100 gene encoding uncharacterized protein isoform X2 codes for MYDESFRNFKNYFFKVRAVEEARPFFLDENNKLRSSLEWQRNVVVSRYTWEMLDEVELAFVNVLEDIWGEPSHLDTKKSLGNPSLVRTALEMAKNNDAMKALKKARKATVAQNISTRADWEGSSQVLLKLSVPSSPIPRRMIPTPRVRLVDPPQSSTAAVAFSTAVPPSKRPRTVEPFNLDAPDFGPIGFVDQQIGPYGTLSMDDVSLLHHLDFIIRSSIKMAHMGAVLYRTAQNLLLHATKASIEEAKREFDRMKGLKEELQVKVTKLEKELESEKASFVVLAASVQLAEDTTLRYNDSYVTTYREVMRLRGELESARVDYADLQGHLVGSVTATYENLKEQVRVLAPEVDLTLFSLDNVVNDGKIVPDEDDDVEPPSVPATKAPLVPTSSVPEVGHSELEPDCQILN; via the exons atgtatgacgagtcttttcggaattttaagaattacttctttaaggtccgGGCTGTTGAAGAAGCCCGGCCTTTCTTTCTGGACGAAAATAACAAACTCCGCTCTTCTTTAGAGTGGCAGAGAAACGTAGTGGTATCCCggtatacttgggagatgttggacgaggtcgaGCTGGCCTTTGTGAATgtcttggaggatatttggggagAACCTTCTCATCTGGATACTAAAAAATCTTTAGGGAACCCATCCCTtgttcgaactgctttgg agatggccaagaataatgacGCGATGAAGGCCCTCAAAAAGGCGAGAAAGGCTACTGTAGCTCAGAACATCTCGACCCGAGCGGATTGGGAAGGGTCCTCTCAGGTCTTGTTGAAGCTGTCTGTGCCGAGCTCTCCTATcccgaggagaatgatccctactcctcgagtTCGTTTAGTGGATCCTCCACAGTCTTCTACTGCTGCTGTGGCTTTTTCTACGGCCGTTCCTCCTTCCAAAAGACCTCGGACCGTTGAACCCTTCAATCTGGATGCGCCTGATTTTGGCCCTATTGGATTCGTCGACcagcagatcggtccttatggtaccctttctatggatgatgtttctctccttcatcacttagattttataattaggagtagcatcaagatggcacatatgggagctgtCCTGTACCGAACTGCCCAAAATCTTCTCCTTCATGCTACCAAGGCCTCTATAGAGGAGGCTAAGCGGGAGTTTGACAgaatgaagggtttgaaggaggagctccaagtgaaagtgaccaagctggagaaggagttggaaAGTGAAAAGGCTAGTTTCGTTGTCTTGGCGGCTTCTGTGCAGTTGGCTGAAGACACGACGTTGAGGTACAATGATAGCTATGTCACAACCTACAGGGAAGTGATGCGTCTCAGGGGGGAGCTGGAGTCGGCCCGGGTTGATTATGCCGatctccagggtcaccttgtgggcagcgtaactgctacttatgagaacctgaaggagcaggttcgggttcttgctcccgaggtcgaccttactctcttcagcctagacaatgttgtgaatgatggcaagattgtccctgacgaagatgatgatgttgaacctccatcTGTGCCTGCTACCAAAGCCCCTCTGGTGCCAACTTCTTCAGTTCCTGAAGTCGGTCATTCCGAGTTGGAACCTGATTGTCAAATCTTGAACTGA